The Microcoleus sp. FACHB-672 sequence GACCGAGTTCGTGAACTAATGTTTCGTAACCAAATGATCCAGGGCCAGCCGAAAAGGCATTAGGGTTGGTTTCAAAATCCCGGCTTAAGTGCAAATCTCCCCCAATTCCTTCAGCTGGGCCAGAGGAATAGGCATAGAAATTAGGCGTTCCCTTTCCATCAGAAAACATGATCCGGATCTGACCCTCATTGGGTGGTCTGTCTGGCACCTCAACAACATCGAAGGGAAGAACTTTATCATACTCTTGCATGATTTTGCGGACATTATTTTTAATGGCATCATTGACTTCTCCCACAGCCCCTTCTTCGCCTGGATATTGGAAAGCGCTCGAAGTTGTCACAAAACTGTAAGTGAGCGTGCCACCCTTTGGTACGTCCCACCTTTTATTCGGTAAAATTAATGCATTGATGGCCTCCTCATCGTAAAAAATTGAGGGCTGCCGGTTTTCATTTGCTCCGTATTCTACATAGTGTTCAAATGCCTGCCGGAAGTTAAAATTTTGGGTTGCCAAGTCTTGGTTGGTATTTAAATAATACTGGGGATCAAATACCAGCGAGGCACGGCGTCCCTCATTTATCCCGTAGTTGGCATAGTGGAAAAGCAGTTCCTGATTGTTTAAACCGGCTGCTACGAGATCCGGGCTATTTTGCCGATAGTAATTCGGATCAAATAATGTTGAAGCAACGCGTCCTTCCCTAACGCCATTTTCTAGATAATGTTCAAATAATGCCTGATCGTCTAGATCTGCCTCGACGAGATCGGGATTGAAACGCCGATAGTCTTCATAACTAAAAAATGGAGACGGATCGCGTCCTTCTCTAATTCCAATATCTTGAAAATGAACCACCAATGCCCGGTTGCTCAGATTAGCTAAATCTGGGTTGGTTCTGCCGTAGAATTCGACATCAAAAAACGGAGAAAACCTGCGTCCTTCTTCCAACCCGTGTTGTTCAAAATGTTCTCTTGCTGCTTCATCGCTAAAGTCGGCGAGGTCAGAATAGTTACCACGGTAGAAGTCCGCATCAAAAATATTGATTGTGATCTGTGGTTCAACTGGTTGCAGAACAGCTGTGGGCATGAATTATCTCCTGGGGTGCACCCTCCCTTATACTCAACAGTAGCGGGAGGCATCGTGTTAGAAATGAGCCATCTTTCGGAACA is a genomic window containing:
- a CDS encoding M10 family metallopeptidase, which gives rise to MPTAVLQPVEPQITINIFDADFYRGNYSDLADFSDEAAREHFEQHGLEEGRRFSPFFDVEFYGRTNPDLANLSNRALVVHFQDIGIREGRDPSPFFSYEDYRRFNPDLVEADLDDQALFEHYLENGVREGRVASTLFDPNYYRQNSPDLVAAGLNNQELLFHYANYGINEGRRASLVFDPQYYLNTNQDLATQNFNFRQAFEHYVEYGANENRQPSIFYDEEAINALILPNKRWDVPKGGTLTYSFVTTSSAFQYPGEEGAVGEVNDAIKNNVRKIMQEYDKVLPFDVVEVPDRPPNEGQIRIMFSDGKGTPNFYAYSSGPAEGIGGDLHLSRDFETNPNAFSAGPGSFGYETLVHELGHAFGLKHPNNYQESPPNNPDEADGVEEEEQVQGEDQEPYLSFPKDNNTNTAMSSNFAGAGASTPMAYDSRALQFIYGISDYNSGNTTYQFDSNNFLGVKQSIWDAGGNDTFNFSALPATESYFIDINPGGHNTTTSALNGATYVASSDPSRANYPTDIFATTIAYAAIIENVVGSPGNDLIFGNEVGNTISANEGADRLTGASGADNLTGGAGTDAFVFARGDGGLTAGAADTITDFKDGEDLLGLSSGLAFNNILIEGAGADTFIRVAQDGEFLAKLTGISFETITSADFTLI